From a region of the Mercurialis annua linkage group LG1-X, ddMerAnnu1.2, whole genome shotgun sequence genome:
- the LOC126665133 gene encoding uncharacterized protein LOC126665133, producing the protein MMEPLPHINKVFSMVVQHERQLGLNLTNTDSQIFATKGINYNSCENNSVYESSVCYSRGNQNFCGNQNYNGGMNFGSKPRKFNYNQNKKPVCSFCGMEGHTVEICYRKHGFPPNFQSKFKRNNQGGPISANQVEMQQEEFFDDAGMENNQNGNECYGRKEKNEVCNRNHNFGNKSDQTDTNDCGGFPFTKEQYSKLISMIQQNGNNVAHVNHISAHFKQEEPTGSGSFEDDWIS; encoded by the exons ATGATGGAACCTCTACCTCATATAAATAAAGTCTTCTCTATGGTTGTTCAACATGAGAGACAACTTGGATTAAATCTTACAAATACAGACTCACAAATCTTTGCTACTAAAGGAATTAACTATAATAGTTGTGAGAATAATTCTGTATATGAATCAAGTGTGTGTTATAGCAGAGGAAATCAGAATTTTTGTGGAAACCAGAATTACAATGGAGGAATGAACTTTGGTTCTAAACCAAGAAAGTTCAACTATAATCAGAACAAGAAACCTGTTTGTTCTTTCTGTGGAATGGAGGGACACACAGTTGAGATTTGTTACAGAAAGCATGGTTTTCCTCCTAACTTTCAGTCTAAGTTTAAGAGGAATAACCAAGGAGGACCAATCTCAGCTAACCAGGTTGAAATGCAGCAGGAAGAATTTTTTGATGATGCTGGAATGGAGAATAACCAGAATGGAAATGAGTGTTATGGAAGGAAAGAGAAAAATGAAGTCTGCAACAGGAATCACAACTTTGGGAACAAAAGTGATCAGACTGATACAAATGACTGTGGAGGTTTTCCTTTTACTAAAGAGCAATATTCAAAACTTATTTCTATGATTCAGCAAAATGGAAATAATGTTGCTCATGTCAACCATATCTCAGCACATTTCAAACAAGAGGAACCTACAG GATCTGGTTCATTCGAGGATGATTGGATCAGCTAG
- the LOC126673867 gene encoding uncharacterized protein LOC126673867: MLFVLAIEGLKALFENAVNVGLLDSIHIDGYANPIFILQFADDTLLFLPNNLVMVRNLLRILCCLELVSDLQINYEKSSVIGINVDDNSLSDAAGFPLSLKPVKAPSWDPVISNFLQQLAGWKGNLLSPAGRLVLVKSVLSSLPVYFLCSFYIP, translated from the exons ATGTTATTTGTTTTGGCAATAGAAGGGTTGAAAGCTTTATTTGAGAATGCAGTGAACGTGGGTTTGTTAGATAGTATTCACATTGATGGTTATGCGAATCCGATTTTTATTCTGCAATTTGCGGATGACACATTACTTTTTTTGCCTAATAACTTGGTGATGGTCAGGAATCTTCTTCGGATACTCTGTTGTTTAGAGTTGGTTTCTGACCTCCAAATTAACTACGAAAAATCTTCTGTTATTGGTATTAATGTGGACGATAATTCTTTATCAGATGCTGCGG GCTTTCCCCTTTCTCTGAAACCAGTTAAGGCGCCTTCTTGGGATCCTGTTATCTCAAACTTTTTGCAGCAACTAGCAGGTTGGAAAGGTAATCTCTTGTCTCCGGCTGGTAGATTAGTTTTGGTAAAGTCAGTTTTGAGCAGTTTGCCTGTCTATTTCCTTTGTTCGTTCTACATTCCTTGA
- the LOC126678755 gene encoding homeobox-leucine zipper protein HAT22-like gives MGFGISDQVICNTGLGLGLICPENQEMCYHDHHHHQEKKTKICLKDDHDHTFPCLTLGLQPAVTIVETDLQPRVSSPSAVSNSFSHSSMKKEIESVGGGGGGGNGGGAAEEEEKERVSSRGSDEDEDGSPRKKLRLTKQQSAILEDNFKEHSTLNPKQKQELADHLNLRPRQVEVWFQNRRARTKLKQTEVDCEVLKKYCETLTEENRRLQKELQDLKTLKLQAAPLFMQLPAATLAMCPSCERIAGNGAGDGSSSTSTITVGAGPKPHLYSLFTHHPSAAC, from the exons ATGGGTTTTGGAATTTCTGACCAAGTTATTTGTAACACAGGCCTTGGTTTAGGGCTAATTtgccctgaaaatcaagaaatgTGTTACCacgatcatcatcatcatcaagaaAAGAAAACGAAAATTTGTTTGAAAGATGATCATGATCATACGTTTCCATGTCTAACATTAGGTCTTCAGCCGGCGGTTACTATAGTAGAAACAGATTTACAACCGCGGGTATCATCTCCTAGTGCGGTTTCTAATTCATTTTCTCATTCAAGTATGAAGAAGGAAATAGAGTCTGTTGGCGGCGGAGGTGGAGGTGGAAACGGCGGTGGGGCTGCggaagaagaagagaaggaGAGAGTGTCTTCAAGAGGCagtgatgaagatgaagatggaAGTCCGAGAAAGAAACTTAGACTTACCAAACAACAATCAGCTATCTTGGAAGATAATTTCAAAGAACACAGCACTCTCAATCCT AAGCAAAAGCAAGAATTAGCAGATCATCTTAATCTCAGGCCACGTCAAGTAGAAGTCTGGTTCCAGAACAGAAGAGCCAG GACTAAGCTGAAGCAGACAGAGGTAGATTGCGAAGTACTAAAAAAGTATTGCGAAACTCTGACAGAAGAGAACAGGAGGCTGCAAAAGGAATTACAAGACCTGAAAACACTGAAACTGCAGGCTGCACCTTTATTTATGCAACTGCCTGCAGCCACCTTAGCTATGTGTCCTTCTTGTGAGAGAATCGCCGGCAATGGCGCCGGCGACGGGAGCTCGTCTACGAGCACAATAACGGTCGGGGCCGGTCCAAAACCTCATTTATATAGTCTTTTTACTCATCATCCATCTGCTGCTTGTTAG